One genomic region from Podarcis raffonei isolate rPodRaf1 chromosome 16, rPodRaf1.pri, whole genome shotgun sequence encodes:
- the TDRD10 gene encoding tudor domain-containing protein 10 isoform X4: MDPLKMSNPGNERNNGKTLNKHVKAATPRHPGSFKKKESELFVGNLPLDIKETELALAFREFGVKTVKKHKTTFTSFGFLELASADMVKLAIKRMNGSLVHGRRITVAVAEDRRAREPTNTDTEMPDLEPIPSEETGPKCDLSPKANMQTLDSPKLKVLYAIPMEMRTLFLLQMLADCFKDVGWLFSIAKVVGKAALLVLDTVPQTPFFWAIHLTEECHQAMRMLFGALAESESCAPFLTKKEVQQGTRCLAECIVGDEGYAWNRCWVVEKVEDLAVVFFVDFGRSATVPLNSLRKLDRDDVWAIKPLAQPFALQEEVFPPQLMMRKILEGKVVGPLQTEQHILKFAIKDE, translated from the exons ATGGACCCTTTGAAGAT GTCAAACCCTGGCAACGAGAGGAATAATGGCAAAACTCTGAATAAGCATGTCAAAGCAGCTACACCAAGGCATCCTG GATCCTTCAAGAAAAAAGAATCTGAACTTTTTGTCGGCAATCTCCCGTTGGATATCAAGGAG ACAGAGTTAGCGCTTGCATTCCGGGAGTTTGGTGTGAAGACGGTCAAGAAACACAAGACAACTTTTACCAG CTTTGGGTTTTTGGAGCTGGCGTCCGCCGACATGGTCAAACTCGCCATCAAGCGGATGAACGGCAGCCTGGTTCACGGGCGACGCATAACAGTGGCCGTTGCGGAGGACAGGAGGGCCCGCGAGCCCACAAACACGGACACAGAGATGCCA GATTTGGAACCCATCCCTTCGGAAGAGACTGGACCCAAGTGTG ATCTTTCCCCAAAAGCCAACATGCAGACCTTGGACTCGCCGAAGCTGAAGGTCCTTTATGCCATTCCCATGGAAATGAG AACTTTGTTCTTGCTGCAGATGTTAGCAGATTGCTTTAAGGATGTGGGCTGGCTGTTCTCCATAGCAAAAGTCGTCGGGAAAGCTGCACTGCTGGTGTTGGATACCGTTCCGCAGACCCCCTTCTTCTGGGCCATCCATCTCACAGAG GAATGTCATCAGGCTATGCGGATGCTGTTTGGGGCCTTGGCGGAAAGTGAGTCTTGTGCACCCTTTCTGACAAAGAAAGAGGTTCAACAAGGGACACGCTGCTTGGCAGAGTGCATTGTTGGGGACGAAGGCtatgcctggaacag GTGCTGGGTTGTGGAGAAGGTGGAGGATTTGGCGGTGGTGTTCTTTGTGGATTTTGGCCGCTCTGCCACTGTCCCGCTTAATTCCCTGCGGAAGCTGGACAGGGATGATGTCTGGGCCATCAAACCTTTGGCACAGCCGTTTGCGCTCCAGGAAG agGTTTTCCCACCTCAACTCATGATGAGAAAAATCCTGGAAGGGAAGGTGGTTGGCCCATTGCAGACAGAG
- the TDRD10 gene encoding tudor domain-containing protein 10 isoform X1, whose product MREARSRARARNSRVFTGLVRQLFLKVDVSMDPLKMSNPGNERNNGKTLNKHVKAATPRHPGSFKKKESELFVGNLPLDIKETELALAFREFGVKTVKKHKTTFTSFGFLELASADMVKLAIKRMNGSLVHGRRITVAVAEDRRAREPTNTDTEMPDLEPIPSEETGPKCDLSPKANMQTLDSPKLKVLYAIPMEMRTLFLLQMLADCFKDVGWLFSIAKVVGKAALLVLDTVPQTPFFWAIHLTEECHQAMRMLFGALAESESCAPFLTKKEVQQGTRCLAECIVGDEGYAWNRCWVVEKVEDLAVVFFVDFGRSATVPLNSLRKLDRDDVWAIKPLAQPFALQEEVFPPQLMMRKILEGKVVGPLQTEQHILKFAIKDE is encoded by the exons GTTGATGTCTCCATGGACCCTTTGAAGAT GTCAAACCCTGGCAACGAGAGGAATAATGGCAAAACTCTGAATAAGCATGTCAAAGCAGCTACACCAAGGCATCCTG GATCCTTCAAGAAAAAAGAATCTGAACTTTTTGTCGGCAATCTCCCGTTGGATATCAAGGAG ACAGAGTTAGCGCTTGCATTCCGGGAGTTTGGTGTGAAGACGGTCAAGAAACACAAGACAACTTTTACCAG CTTTGGGTTTTTGGAGCTGGCGTCCGCCGACATGGTCAAACTCGCCATCAAGCGGATGAACGGCAGCCTGGTTCACGGGCGACGCATAACAGTGGCCGTTGCGGAGGACAGGAGGGCCCGCGAGCCCACAAACACGGACACAGAGATGCCA GATTTGGAACCCATCCCTTCGGAAGAGACTGGACCCAAGTGTG ATCTTTCCCCAAAAGCCAACATGCAGACCTTGGACTCGCCGAAGCTGAAGGTCCTTTATGCCATTCCCATGGAAATGAG AACTTTGTTCTTGCTGCAGATGTTAGCAGATTGCTTTAAGGATGTGGGCTGGCTGTTCTCCATAGCAAAAGTCGTCGGGAAAGCTGCACTGCTGGTGTTGGATACCGTTCCGCAGACCCCCTTCTTCTGGGCCATCCATCTCACAGAG GAATGTCATCAGGCTATGCGGATGCTGTTTGGGGCCTTGGCGGAAAGTGAGTCTTGTGCACCCTTTCTGACAAAGAAAGAGGTTCAACAAGGGACACGCTGCTTGGCAGAGTGCATTGTTGGGGACGAAGGCtatgcctggaacag GTGCTGGGTTGTGGAGAAGGTGGAGGATTTGGCGGTGGTGTTCTTTGTGGATTTTGGCCGCTCTGCCACTGTCCCGCTTAATTCCCTGCGGAAGCTGGACAGGGATGATGTCTGGGCCATCAAACCTTTGGCACAGCCGTTTGCGCTCCAGGAAG agGTTTTCCCACCTCAACTCATGATGAGAAAAATCCTGGAAGGGAAGGTGGTTGGCCCATTGCAGACAGAG
- the TDRD10 gene encoding tudor domain-containing protein 10 isoform X3 translates to MARVLQVDVSMDPLKMSNPGNERNNGKTLNKHVKAATPRHPGSFKKKESELFVGNLPLDIKETELALAFREFGVKTVKKHKTTFTSFGFLELASADMVKLAIKRMNGSLVHGRRITVAVAEDRRAREPTNTDTEMPDLEPIPSEETGPKCDLSPKANMQTLDSPKLKVLYAIPMEMRTLFLLQMLADCFKDVGWLFSIAKVVGKAALLVLDTVPQTPFFWAIHLTEECHQAMRMLFGALAESESCAPFLTKKEVQQGTRCLAECIVGDEGYAWNRCWVVEKVEDLAVVFFVDFGRSATVPLNSLRKLDRDDVWAIKPLAQPFALQEEVFPPQLMMRKILEGKVVGPLQTEQHILKFAIKDE, encoded by the exons ATGGCGCGAGTGCTGCAG GTTGATGTCTCCATGGACCCTTTGAAGAT GTCAAACCCTGGCAACGAGAGGAATAATGGCAAAACTCTGAATAAGCATGTCAAAGCAGCTACACCAAGGCATCCTG GATCCTTCAAGAAAAAAGAATCTGAACTTTTTGTCGGCAATCTCCCGTTGGATATCAAGGAG ACAGAGTTAGCGCTTGCATTCCGGGAGTTTGGTGTGAAGACGGTCAAGAAACACAAGACAACTTTTACCAG CTTTGGGTTTTTGGAGCTGGCGTCCGCCGACATGGTCAAACTCGCCATCAAGCGGATGAACGGCAGCCTGGTTCACGGGCGACGCATAACAGTGGCCGTTGCGGAGGACAGGAGGGCCCGCGAGCCCACAAACACGGACACAGAGATGCCA GATTTGGAACCCATCCCTTCGGAAGAGACTGGACCCAAGTGTG ATCTTTCCCCAAAAGCCAACATGCAGACCTTGGACTCGCCGAAGCTGAAGGTCCTTTATGCCATTCCCATGGAAATGAG AACTTTGTTCTTGCTGCAGATGTTAGCAGATTGCTTTAAGGATGTGGGCTGGCTGTTCTCCATAGCAAAAGTCGTCGGGAAAGCTGCACTGCTGGTGTTGGATACCGTTCCGCAGACCCCCTTCTTCTGGGCCATCCATCTCACAGAG GAATGTCATCAGGCTATGCGGATGCTGTTTGGGGCCTTGGCGGAAAGTGAGTCTTGTGCACCCTTTCTGACAAAGAAAGAGGTTCAACAAGGGACACGCTGCTTGGCAGAGTGCATTGTTGGGGACGAAGGCtatgcctggaacag GTGCTGGGTTGTGGAGAAGGTGGAGGATTTGGCGGTGGTGTTCTTTGTGGATTTTGGCCGCTCTGCCACTGTCCCGCTTAATTCCCTGCGGAAGCTGGACAGGGATGATGTCTGGGCCATCAAACCTTTGGCACAGCCGTTTGCGCTCCAGGAAG agGTTTTCCCACCTCAACTCATGATGAGAAAAATCCTGGAAGGGAAGGTGGTTGGCCCATTGCAGACAGAG
- the TDRD10 gene encoding tudor domain-containing protein 10 isoform X2 — MARVLQVRFSQQGLGDLLVDVSMDPLKMSNPGNERNNGKTLNKHVKAATPRHPGSFKKKESELFVGNLPLDIKETELALAFREFGVKTVKKHKTTFTSFGFLELASADMVKLAIKRMNGSLVHGRRITVAVAEDRRAREPTNTDTEMPDLEPIPSEETGPKCDLSPKANMQTLDSPKLKVLYAIPMEMRTLFLLQMLADCFKDVGWLFSIAKVVGKAALLVLDTVPQTPFFWAIHLTEECHQAMRMLFGALAESESCAPFLTKKEVQQGTRCLAECIVGDEGYAWNRCWVVEKVEDLAVVFFVDFGRSATVPLNSLRKLDRDDVWAIKPLAQPFALQEEVFPPQLMMRKILEGKVVGPLQTEQHILKFAIKDE, encoded by the exons ATGGCGCGAGTGCTGCAGGTGCGTTTTAGCCAGCAAGGACTGGGGGACCTGCTG GTTGATGTCTCCATGGACCCTTTGAAGAT GTCAAACCCTGGCAACGAGAGGAATAATGGCAAAACTCTGAATAAGCATGTCAAAGCAGCTACACCAAGGCATCCTG GATCCTTCAAGAAAAAAGAATCTGAACTTTTTGTCGGCAATCTCCCGTTGGATATCAAGGAG ACAGAGTTAGCGCTTGCATTCCGGGAGTTTGGTGTGAAGACGGTCAAGAAACACAAGACAACTTTTACCAG CTTTGGGTTTTTGGAGCTGGCGTCCGCCGACATGGTCAAACTCGCCATCAAGCGGATGAACGGCAGCCTGGTTCACGGGCGACGCATAACAGTGGCCGTTGCGGAGGACAGGAGGGCCCGCGAGCCCACAAACACGGACACAGAGATGCCA GATTTGGAACCCATCCCTTCGGAAGAGACTGGACCCAAGTGTG ATCTTTCCCCAAAAGCCAACATGCAGACCTTGGACTCGCCGAAGCTGAAGGTCCTTTATGCCATTCCCATGGAAATGAG AACTTTGTTCTTGCTGCAGATGTTAGCAGATTGCTTTAAGGATGTGGGCTGGCTGTTCTCCATAGCAAAAGTCGTCGGGAAAGCTGCACTGCTGGTGTTGGATACCGTTCCGCAGACCCCCTTCTTCTGGGCCATCCATCTCACAGAG GAATGTCATCAGGCTATGCGGATGCTGTTTGGGGCCTTGGCGGAAAGTGAGTCTTGTGCACCCTTTCTGACAAAGAAAGAGGTTCAACAAGGGACACGCTGCTTGGCAGAGTGCATTGTTGGGGACGAAGGCtatgcctggaacag GTGCTGGGTTGTGGAGAAGGTGGAGGATTTGGCGGTGGTGTTCTTTGTGGATTTTGGCCGCTCTGCCACTGTCCCGCTTAATTCCCTGCGGAAGCTGGACAGGGATGATGTCTGGGCCATCAAACCTTTGGCACAGCCGTTTGCGCTCCAGGAAG agGTTTTCCCACCTCAACTCATGATGAGAAAAATCCTGGAAGGGAAGGTGGTTGGCCCATTGCAGACAGAG